From one Paenibacillus sp. FSL K6-1330 genomic stretch:
- the trpE gene encoding anthranilate synthase component I: MANPSMEQVVAMAGEYNLIPVAIRLLADMETPIRIFQRYAERKRAFLLESVEGGVQWARYSFIGTDPFLMITGKKGKIEIERNGERSLLKGKPVEELKALLRTYRSPQLKEMPPFTGGAIGFFGYDLLQYYEKLPAHAMDDLGMDDIRFMFCDQVIVFDHVKQQIMLVGNVHVKPGDSDENIRQSYRDVCRSLEAAAEQLQEQGPRENVNSKGIPADVDMGDIKSNMTKEKYLSNVEQAKEYIRAGDIFQVVLSQRFHIETEVSPLHVYRVLRTLNPSPYMYYLKMDDDIIVGTSPEALVKVDGRRLETRPIAGTRPRGSDEAEDQALADDLLQDEKERAEHLMLVDLGRNDLGRVSEFGTVKCDTFMEIEKYSHVMHMVSSVSGQLSEDKDFFDAFLSCLPAGTVSGAPKLRAMEIIAELEREARGAYAGAIGYLGFGGNMDSCITIRTIIFRQGKAYVQAGAGIVWDSVPEKEYEETVNKAKGMLKAIRVAEAMFPSSKDANDLINQDYLYQYTP, translated from the coding sequence ATGGCGAATCCATCAATGGAGCAAGTGGTGGCTATGGCAGGTGAATATAACCTGATTCCGGTAGCGATCAGACTGTTAGCCGACATGGAAACCCCGATTCGCATTTTTCAGCGGTATGCGGAACGGAAGCGGGCATTTTTACTTGAAAGCGTTGAGGGTGGAGTACAGTGGGCACGGTATTCGTTTATCGGAACAGACCCCTTCTTAATGATCACGGGTAAAAAAGGCAAGATCGAAATTGAAAGGAACGGAGAGCGTTCCCTGCTGAAAGGAAAGCCTGTCGAGGAGTTAAAGGCGCTCCTGCGAACGTACCGCAGCCCGCAGTTGAAGGAGATGCCACCTTTTACCGGAGGGGCAATCGGATTTTTCGGATATGACCTGCTCCAATATTATGAGAAGCTTCCGGCACATGCGATGGACGATCTCGGAATGGATGATATAAGGTTCATGTTTTGCGATCAAGTCATTGTCTTCGACCATGTGAAACAGCAGATCATGCTGGTTGGCAACGTACACGTGAAACCGGGTGATTCGGACGAAAACATTCGGCAAAGCTATCGGGATGTATGCCGTTCCTTGGAAGCAGCAGCCGAGCAGTTGCAAGAGCAGGGACCGCGGGAGAACGTGAACTCCAAAGGCATTCCAGCGGATGTTGATATGGGCGACATTAAATCCAATATGACAAAAGAGAAGTACCTCTCCAATGTGGAGCAAGCGAAGGAATACATTCGCGCAGGGGACATTTTTCAGGTGGTATTGTCCCAGCGCTTCCATATTGAGACCGAAGTATCGCCGCTTCACGTATACCGGGTGCTGAGAACGCTGAATCCTTCGCCGTATATGTATTACCTCAAAATGGACGACGACATTATCGTGGGCACATCCCCGGAAGCCCTGGTGAAGGTGGATGGACGAAGATTGGAAACTAGACCGATTGCAGGCACCAGGCCTAGAGGCAGCGATGAGGCCGAAGACCAGGCACTGGCCGATGATCTGCTGCAGGACGAGAAGGAACGCGCCGAGCATTTGATGCTGGTGGATCTGGGGCGTAATGACCTGGGCCGTGTGTCAGAGTTCGGCACGGTGAAGTGCGACACGTTCATGGAGATTGAAAAATACTCCCATGTGATGCATATGGTATCCAGCGTTTCGGGTCAGCTGAGTGAGGATAAGGATTTCTTCGATGCTTTTCTGTCCTGCTTGCCAGCAGGAACGGTATCCGGTGCTCCGAAACTAAGGGCCATGGAAATTATTGCGGAGCTAGAGCGGGAGGCTAGAGGCGCGTATGCCGGGGCCATCGGTTATCTCGGCTTTGGCGGCAATATGGATTCCTGCATTACGATCCGGACGATCATTTTCCGTCAGGGCAAAGCTTATGTTCAGGCGGGGGCAGGCATCGTATGGGACTCGGTACCGGAGAAGGAATATGAAGAAACCGTCAACAAAGCCAAAGGGATGCTGAAGGCGATCCGCGTCGCTGAAGCGATGTTCCCGTCCAGCAAGGATGCTAACGATTTAATTAATCAGGATTATCTGTACCAATACACACCTTAA
- the trpD gene encoding anthranilate phosphoribosyltransferase — translation MNVMETMQSSLTKLIQGQDLSRDEARGVMQSIMDGQATHSQIGALLTALRMKGETVEEITGFAEAMRGAGGRVVTERNQLLDTCGTGGSGIHKFNISTVSAIISSSVSVRVAKHGNRSASGRAGSADVLEALGVNIHLTAEQATACLNDIGICFLFAQIYHPSMKYAAAPRKELGVRTVFNMLGPLTNPAGADRQMLGIYDMNKTETIAQVLKELGLKRAMVVTSHDGLDEISISAPTRVSELRGGEVRTYDIHPHDLGLSVHPMSDILGGDAKENAAIIGSVLRGERNAYRDIVLANAGACIYVSGLADSLAEGVQRAAGAIDSGLAQSKLEQLISRTGEMSYVS, via the coding sequence ATGAACGTCATGGAAACGATGCAATCCAGCCTTACGAAGCTGATTCAAGGTCAAGATTTGAGCCGGGACGAAGCACGCGGGGTCATGCAGTCCATTATGGATGGCCAGGCAACCCATTCTCAAATCGGGGCGCTGCTTACTGCCCTGCGAATGAAGGGGGAGACAGTTGAAGAGATCACCGGCTTCGCCGAGGCGATGCGTGGTGCGGGCGGGCGCGTCGTTACCGAGCGGAACCAGCTGCTGGATACATGCGGCACAGGAGGATCCGGGATTCACAAGTTTAACATTTCTACCGTATCCGCCATTATCTCCTCCTCGGTTTCGGTCAGAGTGGCCAAACACGGCAACCGCTCGGCATCTGGACGGGCGGGCAGCGCCGATGTGCTGGAAGCGCTGGGCGTGAATATCCACTTGACGGCAGAGCAAGCGACAGCCTGTCTGAATGATATCGGAATCTGTTTCCTGTTTGCCCAGATCTATCATCCATCGATGAAATATGCGGCAGCTCCTCGCAAAGAGCTCGGGGTTCGAACCGTATTTAACATGCTGGGGCCTTTGACAAATCCGGCGGGCGCAGATCGGCAGATGCTCGGGATATACGACATGAACAAAACGGAAACCATCGCACAGGTGCTCAAGGAGCTTGGCTTAAAGCGTGCCATGGTGGTGACCAGCCATGATGGTTTGGATGAAATCAGCATTTCCGCGCCTACGCGAGTCTCCGAGCTCCGTGGCGGAGAAGTCCGTACTTATGATATTCATCCGCATGATCTGGGACTGTCAGTTCATCCGATGAGCGATATTCTGGGCGGTGATGCCAAAGAGAACGCAGCCATTATCGGATCGGTGCTGCGCGGTGAGCGCAATGCTTATCGGGATATCGTGCTTGCCAATGCCGGTGCCTGCATCTATGTGTCTGGGCTTGCGGATAGTTTGGCTGAAGGTGTGCAGCGCGCAGCGGGAGCCATCGATTCAGGGCTGGCTCAGTCTAAGCTGGAGCAGTTGATCTCAAGAACGGGGGAAATGAGTTATGTATCTTGA